A DNA window from Macadamia integrifolia cultivar HAES 741 chromosome 4, SCU_Mint_v3, whole genome shotgun sequence contains the following coding sequences:
- the LOC122076295 gene encoding calmodulin-interacting protein 111-like, which produces MTAWEAVGESKTNREVVTTNMAFEPNSLAKVFIDELDAIAPARKDGGEELSQRIVATLLNLMDGINRTAGILIIAATNRPDSIDPALRRPGRLDREIEIGVPSPKQRLDILIALLSKMDHSLLDEQVQHLASTTHGFVGADLAAICNEAALACLRRYIKFKKSCTPSKVKPDDVLPEGLSLSSETWSADINGISDLSNGTENEDSASSSSISDLIVSSEISKASAPFWSTVQNRGDAFQNGLLSSVKMARDIEEEYSLKVAFEDFERAKMKVRPSAMREVLLEVPKVRWDDVGGQIEVKKQLREAVEWPQKHRDDFRRIGTRPPTGVLLFGPPGCSKTLMARAVASEVGLNFLAVKGPELFNKWVGESEKAVRSLFAKARTNAPSIIFFDEIDSLAIIRGQENDGASVSDRVMSQLLVELDGLHQRVGVTVIAATNRPDKIDPAVLRPGRFDRLLYVGPPNEIDRKDIFRIHVHKMPCSHDVSLRELACLTPGFTGADISSICREAAVAAIEESIDASEIKMAHFKTAIERVQPSEIESYHRYSERFQRRVSSSFSTDDMVCQASSRKSKWISFWSQLKSVLLLFFRLPAALASSKAS; this is translated from the exons ATGACTGCatgggaggcagttggagagagtAAGACAAACCGTGAAGTTGTGACGACGaatatggcctttgaaccaaataGTCTTGCTAAG GTGTTCATCGATGAGTTGGATGCCATCGCTCCTGCACGGAAGGATGGAGGCGAAGAGCTTTCTCAAAGAATTGTTGCAACATTATTGAATTTGATGGATGGCATTAATAGAACAGCTGGCATACTAATTATAGCTGCCACCAACCGGCCTGATAGTATTGATCCAGCATTGAGGCGGCCTGGGAGGCTTGACAGAGAAATTGAAATTG GAGTGCCTTCTCCAAAGCAGCGATTGGATATTTTAATTGCTCTTCTCAGTAAAATGGACCATTCTCTTTTAGACGAACAAGTTCAGCATCTTGCTTCAACCACACATGGATTTGTTGGTGCTGATTTAGCTGCAATTTGCAATGAGGCAGCATTGGCTTGTCTTAGGCGCTATATTAAGTTCAAGAAATCTTGTACTCCTTCCAAAGTTAAGCCTGATGATGTGCTGCCAGAGGGACTGAGTCTCTCATCTGAAACTTGGTCAGCTGATATAAATGGGATCTCTGATCTTTCTAATGGTACAGAGAATGAAGAttcagcatcatcatcatcaatctcggATCTGATTGTATCATCAGAAATTTCCAAAGCTTCTGCTCCCTTCTGGTCAACAGTTCAAAACAGAGGGGATGCTTTTCAAAATGGTCTATTGAGTAGTGTTAAGATGGCTCGTGATATTGAGGAAGAATATTCACTTAAAGTGGCCTTCGAAGACTTTGAAAGGGCTAAGATGAAAGTGAGGCCCAGTGCGATGCGAGAG GTTCTACTCGAGGTTCCGAAGGTTCGCTGGGATGATGTTGGTGGCCAGATTGAGGTTAAGAAACAACTTAGGGAAGCTGTAGAATGGCCACAAAAGCATCGAGATGATTTCAGGCGCATTGGAACTCGTCCACCAACAGGGGTGCTGTTGTTTGGTCCTCCTGGTTGCAGCAAAACCCTTATGGCACGTGCTGTAGCTTCTGAAGTAGGGTTGAACTTCCTTGCAGTAAAGGGCCCAGAACTATTTAATAAATGGGTTGGTGAATCTGAGAAGGCTGTAAGGTCTCTATTTGCAAAGGCAAGGACCAATGCCCCGTCAATTatattttttgatgaaatagACAGTCTTGCAATCATTCGTGGGCAGGAAAATGATGGGGCTTCTGTTTCCGATAGGGTCATGAGTCAACTTCTAGTTGAATTGGATG GTTTGCACCAAAGAGTTGGTGTTACTGTTATTGCTGCTACAAACCGTCCAGACAAGATTGATCCGGCAGTTCTAAGACCTG GACGATTTGACCGGCTGTTGTATGTGGGACCTCCAAATGAAATTGATCGCAAAGATATATTCCGCATCCATGTGCATAAGATGCCATGCAGTCATGATGTCAGCTTGAGGGAGCTTGCATGTCTTACTCCAGGCTTTACTGGGGCAGATATATCATCAATCTGCCGGGAAGCAGCTGTTGCAGCGATTGAA GAGAGCATTGATGCTTCGGAAATAAAAATGGCACATTTCAAGACTGCAATTGAACGAGTGCAACCATCAGAGATCGAGTCATACCACAGATATTCAGAAAGGTTTCAAAGGCGTGTCTCCAGTAGTTTTAGTACTGATGACATGGTGTGTCAAGCAAGTTCCAGAAAATCAAAATGGATTTCATTCTG GTCACAACTGAAATCTGTTTTACTTCTATTCTTCCGGCTCCCAGCAGCACTTGCATCATCAAAGGCTTCTTAA
- the LOC122075466 gene encoding heavy metal-associated isoprenylated plant protein 43-like produces the protein MVPELEKMQKPRITEIQVRMDCNGCVQKIKKALHGINGIYDLYIDFPQQKLTIIGWADPEKILKAIKKTRKIATICSHIEPSDPPTQPAEPAPAPEPPEGGQPPAPDATNPPPTETPPAAAAPPPTEPPKDPPPPENPAPEVTPSPVAAETAATQQPHHHHHHGPKDIEDCSAYF, from the exons ATGGTTCCTGAGTTAGAG AAAATGCAGAAGCCTCGAATCACAGAGATACAAGTCCGGATGGACTGTAATGGATGTGTACAGAAGATCAAAAAGGCATTGCATGGTATCAATG GGATATATGATCTCTATATCGATTTCCCACAGCAGAAACTTACAATAATTGGATGGGCAGACCCTGAAAAGATCCTCAAAGCTATCAAGAAAACGAGAAAGATTGCCACCATTTGCTCCCACATAGAACCAAGTGACCCTCCTACTCAACCTGCTgaaccagcaccagcaccagaaCCACCTGAAGGTGGACAACCACCAGCCCCTGATGCTACAAACCCTCCACCTACTGAAACCCCACCAGCAGCTGCTGCTCCTCCACCCACAGAGCCTCCCAAAGACCCTCCACCCCCTGAAAATCCAGCTCCCGAAGTGACACCATCACCTGTGGCTGCTGAGACTGCTGCAACCCAGCAgcctcaccaccaccaccaccatggcCCCAAAGACATTGAAGATTGTTCTGCATATTTTTGA
- the LOC122075860 gene encoding uncharacterized protein LOC122075860: MALQESLARFKQQQEKCQSTLTSIARAGASKTTHRATPASTSSPAPARAPVTPVKFSNDTERLQHINSIRKAPVGAQIKRVLDILLETRLAYTPEQINEACYVDVNANKAVFDSLRNNPKVHYDGKCFSYKSKHDLKDKNQLLVLIRKFPEGIAIIDLKDAYPTVMEDLQVNLNLATFLLKHFYSIVYLTASILLYIYVFFFTLNIYKIEAV; this comes from the exons ATGGCATTGCAAGAAAGTCTAGCTAGGTTCAAGCAGCAGCAGGAGAAGTGCCAATCTACCCTCACCAGCATCGCCCGAGCGGGAGCTTCAAAGACAACCCATAGAGCTACACCTGCAAGTACATCATCACCAGCTCCAGCCAGAGCTCCTGTCACTCCTGTCAAATTCTCAAATGACACAGAGAGGCTTCAACATATCAACAGCATACGGAAGGCTCCTGTTGGTGCTCAGATTAAGCGTGTTCTAGACATACTTCTAGAG ACACGGTTAGCGTATACACCTGAGCAGATCAATGAAGCATGTTATGTTGATGTAAATGCCAACAAAGCTGTCTTTGACAGTTTGAGGAATAACCCTAAAGTGCATTATGATGGGAAGTGCTTCTCTTACAAG TCAAAGCATGATTTGAAGGACAAGAACCAATTGCTTGTATTGATTCGGAAGTTTCCTGAGGGAATTGCTATTATTGATCTCAAGGATGCATATCCAACTGTGATGGAGGACTTGCAGGTAAATTTAAATTTGGCGACATTTCTTTTAAAGCATTTTTACAGTATAGTATATCTGACTGCATCCattcttctatatatatatgtttttttttttacattaaacATATATAAAATAGAAGCTGTTTAA